One genomic window of Polaromonas sp. SP1 includes the following:
- a CDS encoding DUF1841 family protein: protein MFTPSQADVRRFFCSVYAKARAGQPMEAIETIASQWIEEHPEYHADFADADAALEKMYDVEAGKTNPFLHLSMHLSISEQCSIDQPRGIRQAVELLTARRNSLHDAHHETMDCLGQMVWESQRAGRPPDGAAYIDCVQRRATKD, encoded by the coding sequence ATGTTCACGCCCTCGCAAGCCGACGTTCGCCGGTTCTTCTGCTCTGTTTACGCCAAGGCCCGCGCCGGGCAACCGATGGAAGCTATCGAAACGATAGCAAGCCAGTGGATTGAAGAGCACCCCGAATACCACGCGGACTTTGCCGACGCCGACGCTGCGCTCGAAAAAATGTACGACGTGGAAGCCGGCAAGACCAACCCGTTCCTGCATTTGTCCATGCACCTGTCGATCAGCGAGCAATGCTCCATCGACCAGCCCCGCGGCATACGCCAGGCCGTGGAGTTGCTGACCGCCAGGCGCAACTCCCTGCACGACGCACACCACGAAACCATGGACTGCCTGGGGCAGATGGTCTGGGAGAGCCAGCGGGCGGGCCGCCCGCCTGACGGCGCTGCTTATATAGATTGCGTACAGCGCAGGGCAACAAAGGACTGA
- a CDS encoding MoxR family ATPase encodes MKFQGSKNYVATQDLMLAVNASAALKKPLLVKGEPGTGKTMLAEEVAQALNLPLLQWHIKSTTKAQQGLYEYDAVSRLRDSQLGDEKVKDIHNYIVKGVLWQAFTADQPVALLIDEIDKADIEFPNDLLREIDRMEFYVYETRELIKAKHRPLVFITSNNEKELPDAFLRRCFFHYIKFPDADTMKQIVDVHFPDLKKELLTAAMKTFYDVRNLPGLKKKPSTSELLDWLKLLVAEDIPLDALQSKDDKVAVPPLVGALLKNEQDVTLFEKLVFMQRNNR; translated from the coding sequence ATGAAATTTCAAGGATCCAAGAACTACGTCGCCACCCAGGACCTGATGCTCGCCGTGAACGCCTCGGCCGCACTGAAAAAGCCGCTGCTGGTCAAGGGCGAACCCGGCACCGGCAAGACCATGCTGGCCGAGGAAGTGGCCCAGGCGCTGAACCTGCCACTGTTGCAATGGCACATCAAATCGACCACCAAGGCCCAGCAGGGCCTGTATGAATATGACGCCGTGTCGCGCCTGCGCGACTCGCAGCTGGGCGATGAAAAGGTCAAGGACATCCACAACTACATCGTCAAGGGCGTGCTGTGGCAGGCCTTCACCGCCGACCAGCCGGTCGCGCTGCTGATCGACGAGATCGACAAGGCCGACATCGAATTCCCCAACGACCTGTTGCGCGAAATCGACCGCATGGAGTTCTATGTGTATGAGACACGCGAACTCATCAAGGCCAAGCACCGGCCGCTGGTATTCATCACCTCCAACAACGAAAAAGAACTGCCCGACGCTTTTTTGCGCCGCTGCTTCTTTCACTACATCAAGTTCCCCGACGCCGACACCATGAAGCAGATCGTGGACGTGCACTTCCCCGACCTGAAAAAAGAGCTGCTGACCGCGGCCATGAAAACCTTTTACGACGTGCGTAACCTGCCCGGCCTCAAGAAGAAACCGTCGACCTCCGAGTTGCTGGACTGGCTCAAGCTGCTGGTGGCCGAAGACATTCCGCTGGACGCCCTGCAGAGCAAGGACGACAAGGTCGCCGTGCCGCCGCTGGTGGGCGCGCTGCTTAAAAACGAACAGGACGTGACCCTGTTCGAGAAACTGGTTTTCATGCAGCGCAACAATCGCTGA
- a CDS encoding 3-oxoacid CoA-transferase subunit A: MINKIAASVADALADVKDGSTVLIGGFGTAGIPNELIDGLIAQGAKDLTVVNNNAGNAETGLAALLKAGRVRKIICSFPRQADSQVFDGLYRSGKLELELVPQGNLAERIRAAGAGIGAFFCPTGYGTELARNADGSAKETREINGKHYVLEMPIHGDVALIKAERGDRWGNLTYRMAARNFGPVMATASKKTIATVHEIVELGALDPEAVVTPGIFVHHIVKIPRTATQAGGFKK, encoded by the coding sequence ATGATCAACAAAATTGCCGCCTCCGTCGCCGACGCATTGGCGGACGTCAAAGACGGCTCGACCGTGCTGATTGGCGGCTTCGGCACCGCCGGCATCCCGAATGAGCTGATCGACGGCCTGATAGCGCAGGGCGCCAAAGACCTGACAGTTGTCAACAACAACGCCGGCAATGCCGAGACGGGCCTGGCGGCGCTGCTCAAGGCCGGGCGCGTGCGCAAGATCATCTGCAGCTTTCCGCGTCAGGCCGACAGCCAGGTGTTTGACGGCCTGTACCGCAGCGGCAAGCTCGAGCTCGAACTGGTGCCGCAGGGCAATCTGGCCGAGCGCATACGCGCCGCCGGCGCGGGCATTGGCGCCTTCTTCTGCCCCACGGGTTACGGCACCGAACTGGCACGCAACGCCGATGGCAGCGCCAAAGAAACCCGCGAGATCAACGGCAAACACTACGTACTCGAAATGCCCATCCACGGCGACGTGGCCCTGATCAAGGCAGAGCGCGGCGACCGCTGGGGCAACCTGACCTACCGCATGGCCGCACGCAACTTCGGCCCGGTGATGGCGACGGCATCGAAAAAGACGATCGCCACCGTGCACGAGATCGTCGAGCTCGGCGCGCTGGATCCTGAAGCCGTGGTGACGCCCGGCATCTTTGTCCACCACATCGTCAAAATTCCCCGCACCGCCACGCAAGCAGGCGGCTTCAAGAAATGA
- a CDS encoding adenylate/guanylate cyclase domain-containing protein, with the protein MTTVVFADLVGSTSMFERLGDETASRFVTQLIGVLSQVFEQHQGRVVKLLGDGLFVVFPNEGDALSACISIQKRLQDNPIKPGGTGAPVQMQMGIESGEVVEIDGDCFGDTVNSAARLADLAGAAQILTTENVWAALLPAQKNSLRSMGPMYLRGRAGASHVYRVEWLAGRDEDATMAGRSMFASPSQAFLELTFSGQTVRLDAKSSKLALGRAADAALTLNDPRVSRMHATLEWRGGHFVLTDASSYGTWVYLGNQSEAVVLRRTECYLVGSGHIVPGCDRADDNAPLIAFSISN; encoded by the coding sequence ATGACCACCGTTGTTTTCGCCGATCTTGTGGGCAGCACCAGCATGTTTGAACGGCTGGGCGATGAGACCGCGTCGCGTTTTGTGACGCAGCTCATCGGCGTGCTCAGCCAGGTCTTCGAGCAGCACCAGGGCCGGGTCGTCAAGCTGCTGGGCGACGGCCTCTTTGTGGTCTTTCCCAACGAGGGCGATGCGCTCTCGGCGTGTATCAGCATCCAGAAACGCCTCCAGGACAACCCCATCAAGCCCGGCGGCACCGGCGCGCCGGTGCAGATGCAGATGGGCATCGAGTCGGGCGAAGTCGTCGAGATCGACGGCGACTGCTTCGGCGACACCGTCAATTCCGCCGCCCGCCTGGCAGACCTGGCCGGCGCGGCGCAAATCCTCACCACCGAAAACGTCTGGGCCGCGTTGTTGCCGGCACAAAAAAATTCGCTGCGCAGCATGGGCCCCATGTACCTGCGGGGCCGGGCCGGCGCCAGCCATGTGTACCGGGTCGAATGGCTGGCCGGCCGCGATGAAGACGCCACCATGGCCGGGCGCTCCATGTTTGCCTCGCCCAGCCAGGCTTTCCTGGAGCTCACGTTCTCGGGCCAGACCGTGCGGCTGGACGCCAAGAGCAGCAAGCTCGCGCTGGGCCGCGCGGCCGACGCCGCCCTCACGCTGAACGACCCGCGCGTGTCGCGCATGCACGCCACGCTGGAATGGCGCGGCGGGCATTTTGTGCTGACCGACGCCTCCAGCTACGGCACCTGGGTCTACCTGGGCAACCAGAGCGAAGCTGTGGTGCTGCGCCGCACCGAGTGCTACCTGGTCGGCAGCGGCCACATCGTGCCGGGCTGCGACCGCGCCGACGACAACGCGCCGCTGATCGCGTTTTCCATCAGCAACTGA
- a CDS encoding cytochrome c codes for MNKLFTTIFAVAVSCATASSLAQEIKGDAKAGETKNAMCIGCHGIKGYQASFPEVYKVPMISGQGAKYITAALNEYKKGDRKHPTMRAIADSLSDQDIADLAAHYSADGAVASAAPADPKAVKAPSKEPSAQVQALLNKANCASCHGANFSSPIDPSYPKIGGQHADYLFVALKAYKVDNNPKVGRSNAIMAGMAKQYTNPELKLLANYLSSVDGDLKTIPQKKFR; via the coding sequence ATGAATAAGCTGTTCACCACGATATTCGCCGTTGCTGTCTCTTGTGCGACGGCCTCCAGCCTGGCCCAGGAAATCAAGGGCGACGCCAAAGCCGGCGAAACCAAGAATGCCATGTGCATCGGTTGCCACGGTATCAAGGGCTACCAGGCTTCCTTCCCAGAGGTCTACAAAGTGCCCATGATTTCGGGCCAGGGCGCCAAATACATCACCGCCGCGCTCAACGAATACAAAAAAGGCGACCGCAAGCACCCCACGATGCGCGCGATTGCCGACTCCCTGTCCGACCAGGACATCGCCGATCTGGCCGCCCATTACAGCGCTGACGGCGCAGTGGCTTCTGCCGCGCCGGCCGACCCTAAAGCAGTGAAGGCGCCAAGCAAGGAGCCCAGCGCCCAGGTGCAGGCCCTGCTGAACAAGGCCAACTGCGCGTCTTGCCATGGCGCCAACTTCAGCTCGCCGATTGACCCGAGCTACCCCAAGATTGGCGGCCAGCATGCTGATTACCTCTTTGTGGCCCTGAAGGCCTACAAGGTCGACAACAATCCCAAAGTTGGCCGCAGCAACGCCATCATGGCCGGCATGGCCAAGCAGTACACCAACCCCGAGTTGAAACTGCTGGCCAACTACCTGTCGTCGGTGGACGGTGACCTGAAGACCATTCCGCAAAAGAAATTCCGCTGA
- a CDS encoding GNAT family N-acetyltransferase: protein MAFVEPVTLTARGVKLVPLALDHEAGLKAAAADGELWKLRITSVPEPHETRGYIETALATGNRLAFAVTDAASGEVLGSTSYHDIVPNLKRVEIGYTWYAARCQRTHVNTTCKLLMLSHAFDTLDCNVVGWRTDNFNHASQRAIERLGARKDGVLRGHALRRDGTIRDTVMYSLRSGEWPEVKAQLLYLLDKPRN from the coding sequence ATGGCCTTCGTAGAACCCGTCACCCTCACGGCGCGCGGCGTCAAGCTGGTCCCGCTCGCGCTCGACCACGAAGCAGGCCTGAAGGCCGCGGCCGCCGACGGCGAACTCTGGAAGCTGCGCATCACCTCGGTGCCCGAGCCCCATGAAACCCGCGGCTATATTGAGACCGCACTGGCCACCGGCAACCGCCTGGCCTTTGCCGTCACCGACGCCGCCAGCGGCGAAGTGCTGGGCTCCACCAGTTACCACGACATCGTGCCCAACCTCAAGCGTGTCGAGATTGGCTACACCTGGTACGCCGCGCGCTGCCAGCGCACCCACGTCAACACCACCTGCAAGCTGCTGATGCTGAGCCACGCCTTCGACACGCTGGACTGCAACGTCGTGGGCTGGCGCACCGACAACTTCAACCACGCCTCGCAGCGTGCCATCGAACGCCTGGGCGCCCGCAAGGACGGCGTGCTGCGCGGCCATGCACTGCGCCGCGACGGCACGATTCGTGACACGGTGATGTACAGCTTGCGTTCGGGCGAATGGCCCGAGGTCAAGGCGCAGCTGCTGTATTTGCTCGACAAGCCAAGAAACTGA
- a CDS encoding sulfite exporter TauE/SafE family protein: MAFPLITDPFFYAVAVPAVLMLGVSKSGFGAGFGSLAVPVMALAVTVPQAAAILMPVLLLMDLLGLAAFRRDFDFKFLKFLVPFGLVGTVVGALLFKVLDAKVVAALVGIFTLLFLAQRLLFPPRPHSPPPPKWLGAILTVTSGFTSFVAHAGGPPLSAYVIPMRLSPVKFTATMAAFFFVINLSKWIPYAWLGLLDMRNMATSLALLPLAPLGVWMGVRMARSISPVLFYRLLYLGMLLTGCKLVWDGFR; the protein is encoded by the coding sequence ATGGCCTTCCCCCTGATCACCGACCCGTTTTTCTACGCCGTGGCCGTGCCTGCCGTGCTCATGCTGGGCGTCAGCAAAAGCGGCTTTGGCGCGGGCTTCGGCTCGCTGGCGGTGCCCGTCATGGCGCTGGCCGTCACGGTGCCGCAGGCCGCGGCCATCCTGATGCCGGTGCTGCTGCTGATGGACCTGCTGGGGCTGGCGGCGTTCCGGCGCGACTTTGACTTCAAGTTCCTGAAATTCCTGGTGCCTTTCGGCCTGGTGGGCACCGTGGTGGGCGCGCTGCTGTTCAAGGTGCTTGACGCCAAGGTCGTTGCCGCCCTGGTGGGAATATTCACGCTGTTGTTTTTGGCGCAGCGCCTGCTGTTCCCGCCCCGGCCCCACAGCCCGCCGCCGCCCAAATGGCTGGGCGCAATCCTCACGGTCACGTCGGGGTTCACCAGCTTTGTGGCGCACGCCGGCGGGCCGCCGCTCAGTGCCTACGTGATTCCCATGCGCCTGAGCCCGGTGAAGTTCACCGCCACCATGGCGGCCTTCTTTTTTGTCATCAACCTGTCGAAATGGATCCCGTACGCATGGCTGGGCCTGCTGGACATGCGCAACATGGCGACGTCGCTGGCCTTGCTGCCGCTGGCGCCGCTGGGTGTGTGGATGGGCGTGCGCATGGCCCGCAGCATCAGCCCGGTGCTGTTTTACCGGCTGCTGTACCTGGGCATGCTGCTCACGGGCTGCAAGCTGGTCTGGGACGGCTTTCGCTGA
- a CDS encoding serine/threonine-protein kinase: MSLKKLGRYDLIRVLGKGAMGLVYEGRDPNLDRRVAIKTIKVENLSEEAAAEYEVRFRTEARSAARLQHPHIVSVYDSDRDGDIAFLVMEFIAGDDLKHHLDKGDLYTLEQTLGIMGDLLSALDYAHRQSIVHRDIKPANLLIETTGRVKLTDFGVARIQDSGEATRTQGSMVGTLKYMSPEQVQGRPIDARADLFAAGIVLYQLLTGKRPFDGDTDFATIQQIVGHTPAAPSSFNPKLPPAIDAVVARALAKSRDQRYASAQDFLAALQAAAREASDTTVLPPAVKPGPGSNSTWTSTMLAGEALVDQPSGTSANISVVTQELELVYWKDIKESMDVEDIQGFLAKFPSGIYADLARRRLKKMGASGGEDSDIGSRLGTGTLVVPRPASQAPAAGGTTGTTGTTADDAWKALEAAAAQAPVAPYVPPVPAADDPDATRLGAPLPAVAVKPEPKPEPKPAAADEASEWPETVFSDAALMPAEPEAKPAAAKPAAVAAAVADGTVGRSARADKSDKSAKAARPVKVADAAAAKNARPDSSAKTGTSAEKTAKTEKAAKTEKTPAPRFVMWGVAGVVALACIGFGFKALRGAGAPQAPAALQAEAAADTAAAPSAAPAAPAPAVQAAQAQPAAPAASQAAAPLSPASKAAAALVVANRKAALEKERLAKQGAQTKGNTAAPAAAAAAEHAAAPAAAAAPAGPRQACEGRMLIGMQICLQEQCARPVFTNHPVCVERRAMEQRRREAEQFSR; this comes from the coding sequence ATGAGTCTCAAGAAGCTTGGCCGATACGATCTCATCCGCGTGCTCGGCAAGGGCGCGATGGGGCTGGTGTACGAGGGGCGCGATCCCAACCTCGACCGGCGCGTGGCGATCAAGACCATCAAGGTGGAGAACCTGTCGGAAGAGGCAGCGGCCGAATACGAGGTGCGCTTTCGCACCGAGGCCCGCTCGGCGGCGCGCCTGCAGCACCCGCACATCGTCAGCGTGTACGACTCCGACCGCGACGGCGACATCGCTTTCCTGGTCATGGAATTCATCGCCGGCGACGACCTCAAGCACCACCTCGACAAGGGCGATCTCTATACGCTGGAGCAAACGCTGGGCATCATGGGCGACCTGCTCTCGGCGCTCGATTACGCGCACCGCCAGAGCATCGTGCACCGCGACATCAAGCCGGCCAACCTGCTGATCGAGACCACCGGCCGCGTCAAGCTGACCGACTTCGGCGTGGCGCGCATCCAGGATTCGGGCGAGGCCACCCGCACGCAGGGCTCAATGGTGGGCACGCTCAAATACATGTCGCCCGAGCAGGTGCAGGGCCGCCCGATCGACGCCCGCGCCGACCTGTTTGCCGCCGGCATCGTGCTGTACCAGCTGCTCACCGGCAAGCGGCCGTTTGACGGCGACACCGATTTCGCCACCATCCAGCAGATCGTCGGCCACACGCCCGCCGCGCCCAGCTCGTTCAACCCCAAGCTGCCGCCCGCGATCGACGCGGTGGTGGCCCGGGCGCTGGCCAAATCGCGCGACCAGCGCTACGCCAGCGCACAGGACTTCCTCGCGGCGCTGCAGGCCGCGGCGCGCGAAGCCTCCGACACCACCGTGCTGCCGCCGGCCGTCAAACCCGGGCCGGGCAGCAACTCGACCTGGACGTCCACCATGCTGGCCGGTGAAGCGCTGGTGGACCAGCCTTCGGGCACCAGCGCCAACATCTCGGTCGTGACGCAAGAGCTCGAGCTCGTCTACTGGAAAGACATCAAGGAATCCATGGATGTGGAAGACATCCAGGGTTTTCTGGCCAAGTTTCCCTCCGGCATTTATGCCGACCTGGCCCGCCGGCGCCTGAAAAAAATGGGTGCCTCCGGCGGGGAAGATTCCGACATCGGGTCGCGCCTGGGCACGGGGACGCTGGTCGTGCCGCGCCCGGCAAGCCAGGCGCCCGCAGCCGGCGGCACCACCGGTACCACTGGGACGACGGCCGACGACGCCTGGAAAGCGCTTGAAGCCGCCGCGGCGCAAGCGCCTGTGGCGCCTTACGTGCCGCCGGTGCCCGCCGCAGACGACCCGGACGCCACGCGACTGGGTGCGCCTTTGCCTGCCGTGGCGGTGAAGCCGGAGCCGAAACCCGAACCGAAACCCGCCGCCGCCGACGAAGCCTCCGAATGGCCGGAAACCGTTTTTTCCGATGCTGCCCTCATGCCCGCCGAGCCTGAGGCTAAACCCGCCGCCGCCAAACCCGCCGCAGTGGCGGCCGCGGTAGCCGATGGCACGGTGGGCAGGTCTGCCAGGGCAGACAAATCGGACAAATCAGCCAAGGCCGCCAGGCCGGTGAAGGTAGCGGACGCCGCAGCGGCAAAAAATGCCCGGCCCGACAGTTCGGCCAAGACCGGCACCAGCGCGGAAAAAACCGCCAAGACCGAAAAGGCCGCCAAAACTGAAAAGACCCCCGCGCCGCGTTTTGTGATGTGGGGCGTGGCGGGTGTTGTGGCGCTGGCCTGCATTGGCTTCGGTTTCAAGGCATTGCGGGGCGCCGGTGCGCCGCAAGCGCCGGCTGCCCTGCAGGCCGAAGCTGCTGCCGATACCGCGGCGGCGCCTTCCGCTGCGCCTGCGGCTCCTGCGCCTGCTGTGCAGGCTGCGCAAGCCCAGCCGGCCGCGCCGGCGGCTTCACAGGCAGCTGCGCCGCTGTCGCCTGCCTCTAAAGCGGCCGCAGCGCTTGTCGTCGCCAACCGCAAAGCCGCCCTCGAGAAAGAGCGCCTGGCCAAACAGGGTGCGCAAACCAAGGGCAACACCGCAGCGCCTGCCGCCGCGGCAGCGGCCGAACACGCCGCCGCGCCGGCAGCGGCTGCTGCCCCCGCAGGCCCGCGGCAGGCCTGCGAAGGGCGGATGCTGATCGGCATGCAGATCTGCCTGCAGGAGCAATGCGCCAGGCCGGTGTTCACCAACCACCCGGTGTGCGTCGAACGCCGCGCGATGGAACAGCGGCGGCGCGAAGCCGAGCAGTTCAGCCGGTAA
- the pcaF gene encoding 3-oxoadipyl-CoA thiolase yields MTQAFICDAIRTPFGRYGGALSSVRTDDLGAIPIKALMARNPNVDWQAVTDVLYGCANQAGEDNRNVAHMSSLLAGLPIDVPGVTLNRLCGSGLDALGSAARAIKSGEATLMIAGGVESMSRAPFVMPKMDAAFSRANAVYDTTIGWRFINKLMKEKYGVDAMPETAENVATDYKISREDQDKMALASQLKAVAAQKAGYFDAEITPVTIAQKKGDPIVVGKDEHPRETSLEALAKLKGVVRPDGTVTAGNASGVNDGACALLLADEATAAKNGLTPKARVVGMATAGVAPRIMGIGPAPATQKVLALTGLTMAQMDVIELNEAFAAQGLAVLRMLGVQDDDPRVNPNGGAIALGHPLGASGARLATTSVNQLHKSGGRYALATMCIGVGQGIAVILERV; encoded by the coding sequence ATGACCCAAGCCTTTATCTGCGACGCCATCCGCACCCCCTTCGGCCGTTACGGCGGCGCCCTGAGCAGCGTGCGCACCGACGACCTCGGCGCGATCCCGATCAAGGCGCTGATGGCGCGCAACCCGAATGTCGACTGGCAGGCCGTCACCGACGTGCTCTACGGCTGCGCCAACCAGGCAGGTGAAGACAACCGCAATGTGGCGCACATGTCGTCGCTGCTGGCGGGTTTGCCCATCGATGTACCCGGCGTCACCCTCAACCGCCTGTGCGGCTCGGGCCTGGACGCGCTGGGCAGCGCCGCGCGCGCCATCAAGTCGGGCGAAGCCACCTTGATGATTGCCGGCGGCGTGGAAAGCATGAGCCGCGCGCCTTTTGTGATGCCCAAGATGGACGCCGCCTTCAGCCGCGCCAATGCGGTGTACGACACCACCATCGGCTGGCGTTTCATCAACAAGCTGATGAAAGAAAAATACGGCGTCGATGCCATGCCTGAAACCGCCGAGAACGTCGCCACCGATTACAAGATCAGCCGCGAAGACCAGGACAAGATGGCGCTGGCCAGCCAGCTGAAGGCCGTGGCCGCGCAAAAGGCCGGGTACTTCGACGCCGAGATCACGCCGGTGACGATCGCCCAGAAAAAGGGCGACCCCATCGTGGTGGGCAAAGACGAGCACCCGCGCGAGACCTCGCTCGAAGCGCTGGCCAAACTCAAGGGCGTGGTGCGGCCTGACGGCACAGTCACCGCCGGCAACGCCAGCGGCGTGAACGACGGTGCGTGCGCGCTGCTGCTGGCCGACGAAGCCACCGCTGCCAAAAACGGCCTCACGCCCAAAGCGCGTGTGGTCGGCATGGCGACAGCCGGTGTGGCGCCGCGCATCATGGGCATAGGCCCCGCACCCGCCACGCAAAAAGTGCTGGCACTCACCGGCCTGACGATGGCGCAGATGGACGTGATCGAACTCAACGAAGCCTTTGCCGCCCAAGGCCTGGCCGTGCTGCGCATGCTGGGCGTGCAAGACGACGACCCGCGCGTCAACCCCAACGGCGGCGCGATTGCGCTGGGCCACCCGCTGGGCGCGTCGGGCGCACGCCTGGCCACTACCTCCGTCAACCAGTTGCACAAAAGCGGCGGGCGTTATGCGCTGGCCACCATGTGCATCGGCGTGGGGCAGGGCATTGCGGTGATACTTGAGCGCGTCTGA
- a CDS encoding IclR family transcriptional regulator, whose translation MANAAPTPISGHKPGDAYVQSFARGLEVIRSFSTEAPRQTLTEVAGRSGLSRAGARRILLTLETLGYVHNDGKFFSLTPRILDLGFAYLSSMPIWNLAEPVMEALVAEVKESCSAAALDGTDIVYVLRVPTHKIMSISLGVGSRLPAYCTSMGRMLLSALPEEEAMKCLQASALTARTKYTVTDMKELMAKIAQTRKQGWSLVNQELEEGLVSMAAPITNRAGQTVAALNISGQANRTSAKAMQETMLPQLLEAAHAISRMLI comes from the coding sequence ATGGCAAACGCTGCACCCACGCCCATTAGCGGCCACAAACCCGGCGACGCTTATGTCCAGTCGTTTGCGCGCGGGCTGGAAGTCATACGCTCGTTCAGCACCGAAGCGCCGCGCCAGACGCTGACCGAGGTGGCCGGGCGCAGCGGCCTGAGCCGCGCGGGCGCGCGCCGCATCTTGCTGACGCTGGAAACGCTGGGGTATGTGCACAACGACGGCAAGTTCTTCAGCCTCACGCCGCGCATCCTGGATTTGGGTTTTGCGTACTTGTCGTCCATGCCTATCTGGAACCTGGCCGAGCCGGTCATGGAAGCACTGGTCGCCGAGGTGAAGGAGTCGTGTTCGGCCGCAGCGCTGGACGGCACGGACATCGTGTATGTGCTGCGCGTGCCCACGCACAAGATCATGAGCATCAGCCTGGGCGTGGGCTCACGCCTGCCGGCCTATTGCACGTCGATGGGGCGGATGCTGCTGTCTGCCCTGCCCGAAGAGGAGGCCATGAAATGCCTGCAGGCCTCAGCGTTGACGGCACGCACCAAGTACACCGTGACCGACATGAAAGAGCTGATGGCCAAAATCGCGCAGACGCGCAAACAGGGCTGGTCGCTGGTGAATCAGGAGCTGGAGGAAGGCCTGGTGTCGATGGCGGCACCGATCACGAATCGCGCCGGCCAGACGGTGGCGGCGCTCAACATCAGCGGCCAGGCCAACCGCACCAGCGCCAAGGCGATGCAGGAGACGATGCTGCCGCAGCTTTTAGAGGCGGCGCATGCGATCTCGCGCATGCTGATCTAG
- a CDS encoding 3-oxoacid CoA-transferase subunit B — translation MNTNYQRRTKDQLAARVAQDIFDGAVVNLGIGQPTLVANHLPAGREVILQSENGILGMGPAPAEGEEDFDLINAGKQPVTLLPGGAFFHHADSFAMMRGGHLDICVLGAFQVSATGDLANWSTGEPGAIPAVGGAMDLAIGARQTWVMMDLLTKQGVSKLVAQCTYPLTGIACVKRVYSDIATLECTPQGLKLIDTVDGLSHAELEKLVGLPIAAA, via the coding sequence ATGAATACCAACTACCAACGCCGCACCAAAGACCAGCTCGCAGCCCGCGTCGCGCAGGATATTTTCGACGGCGCCGTCGTCAACCTCGGCATCGGCCAGCCGACGCTGGTGGCCAACCATCTGCCGGCCGGGCGCGAAGTCATCCTCCAAAGCGAAAACGGCATCCTCGGCATGGGCCCCGCGCCCGCCGAGGGCGAGGAAGACTTCGACCTCATCAACGCCGGCAAGCAGCCCGTGACGCTGCTCCCGGGCGGCGCGTTCTTCCACCATGCCGACAGCTTCGCGATGATGCGCGGCGGCCACCTCGACATTTGCGTGCTGGGCGCTTTCCAGGTTTCCGCCACGGGCGACCTGGCCAACTGGAGCACCGGTGAGCCGGGCGCCATCCCCGCGGTCGGCGGTGCGATGGACCTGGCCATAGGCGCGCGGCAAACCTGGGTGATGATGGATTTGCTGACCAAGCAGGGCGTGAGCAAACTGGTGGCGCAATGCACCTATCCGCTGACCGGCATCGCCTGCGTCAAGCGCGTCTATTCCGACATCGCCACGCTCGAATGCACACCGCAAGGCCTGAAGCTCATCGACACCGTCGACGGCCTCTCGCATGCCGAACTCGAAAAACTGGTGGGTCTACCGATCGCGGCGGCCTGA